The DNA sequence CGCAACTCGGCAAAGCCGATGCGCGTTTGTTCGTCTCTTAGAACGTCGAGCAAGTCCCAAGGGTCTGTCACACAAGGCTCGTGAATGTTGAGAACGGAGGCAACCAGGTTGGTTTGTTTCTGTATTGCTTCTGCTGTGGCAACGTCGCAGGTGACACCGATGATGCCAAACTCATCTGGATTCGAGACGAAGTTAAGCTTGCAGTTTGCTGACTTGGCGACCTTCTGCAACGCCGTTTGAGCAAACTCCGATGACTTCATGATTGCTGCATTCTCGGGTCGTGCCAAGCTGGGCACGTAGACATCACGAGAGTGGTTTGAACGAACCAGGGTAATGAGATAGTTGTTTTTCTTCATACGGAATTGCTCCTCGTTAGTGATCTTCGAAGAATGAGTCAGGCAAGTAAGAAACCACCCGGAGAGCAAAATGCCCCGAGTGGTTTTCGGAAATGAGCTATGGGTGTGGGTTAGAAGCTAATTGGTACCTGTCTGTGTTTTAGTCGTTTATTCATGTGTAAATACATAATAGAAATAAGACAGGGCCTTAAAACTATAATTGTTGACTACCTTGAAGAGAAAAGCTCCAAGGAGTCCTCGCGCTGTTAGCGGAGGGTTTTATGTTTTCTGAAGAAGTTTTGTCAGCTGATCAGCGACGACTTTGTGTCCGGCGGACGAGAAGTGGTATTCGAGGAAAAGCGCGCCGGGGTTTCCCGAGTCGTAGAAAGACTGCGTCAGATCGAAGCTTGGGAAGTTTTCTTCTTTGCTCAAAGTGAGCAACTGCTTAGCCTGGTAGGCAAGATCCAGATCACCTAAAGTATTTGGAAAAACTAAAAGTACGAATTTGCTGTTGTTTGCTTTGCAGGATTTGTTTAAGTCCAGGAGTAAGCTGCGTGTTACTTCAAAGGCGTTTTGTTCGGGATACAAAACATTGGACACATTCTTATTAGTGTTGCCCAAATTGGAAAGCCAATCAAAGGCATTTTTGAGTTTGCCGTAAAGCGGTTCGTTGGTGCAAAGTGCCAGATGTGTTGAGCTTAAGACGCCATAGATGCTGCTGTGCGCTCTCAAGAAATCAAAAACCGGGTTTGGAGAAAGCTTGGCTTTGTTGTAGTTAAGTACAGAGTTATCCGGTTGCAGATTGCCTTGTTGGTCAAGATAGAAATACGGACGCGGCTCTACATTCAACTTGCCTGGCTTGCGAATATTCTCAACGGCGTCTCCACGGTTGTAGAGTAAAACGGTGATGTCCGGTTTGTAGGTGGTCACTTCGTTCAAGAATTGCTCATGTTGCTGTCCGGTTGAATAGCTGGAGCATGCGAAGTTGATCACTTCGTACTTCTGAGTGCCGTTTGCATTCAGTTGTTGTTCAACGATTCTTGCGTAAGTGTCCTCTAGTGGAACTTGCAGTCCTTCTGTGGAGCTATCACCAAGCAAGGCAACTCGTATTGTGCCTGGTTTTTTTTCAATATTGTGTTCAACATCACGCAATCCGGTGCTGTTTAAATGTCCTCTGGAAAAACCTTCCATACGCCAGACAACATATTTGCTTGGAATGTGACGACAGCCGAGCTTTGTATCCGGTTGCAAGAACTCTTCTTGTCCAACACCAGCAATTGGTAGAAACCATTCGAGTAATGCAACGCTCACTGCTAGAAACGCTGTGGTTTCCAAAGCCATGCGCCACTTTGAACGAGGCTTCTTGAGGCTCTCGGCTGGTGTTTTTACAGTTGGTGATGTGGTTACAGGTGACATGTTTCCTCAGAATTGGAAGTAGATGAATGGCGCCACCTGGCGCGGAGCAAAACCTAGGATAATTATTGCCATGCCGGCATATACGGCAATTTGCGCGGGACATGAACCTTGCCACCAGTTGGCAGTGCTGGTCATGAATTTCTTAACGGAAGCATTGGCGTGCTCGCCCTTTCTGGCGACGCTGTCGCGCCAAGCGCAGAGCAAGAGAAATACCAAATAAAGTGAAATGGTGATAGGCAAGGTTGACATCAAAAATTGATGAGTGACTGCATACGAAGGAGCCAGCGTGAACATGTGCTTGGTCATATTCAACGCGTGCGGCACATTGTCGGCACGGAAGATAACGCCGGCCATGAAAAGGAAAAACCATGTGAATGCAACGCCTGAATAATGCCAAATTGCGTGCGGTCTGAAACGCGCCAACCAAGGCAGACGGCTTACCAGATTGTGCCATTCTTTACTGAGCACAAGTCCTGAGCCGTGGAATGCACCCCAGATGACATAGTGCCAGGCAGCGCCGTGCCAGAGACCACCAAGAACCATCGTGATCATGACGTTTATTTGTTGGCGTAATGGGCTAACGCGTGATCCACCTAAAGGAATAAATAGATAGTCGCGCAACCATGTTGAAAGGGAAATGTGCCAGCGACGCCAGAAGTCGGTGAGGTTAGCTGCAAGAAACGGCCAGTTGAAATTCTCCGGCACTTTGTAGCCGAACAACAACGCAGAGCCGCGACCGATATCTGTATAGCCTGAGAAATCAAAGAAGATTTGGAAAGTAAATCCGGCAACCGCTATCCAGGCATCCATTGTGCCTAATGTTTCAGGGTGCGCAAATCCGGCATTTACGACGCGACCGAGATTATCACCAAGGACGATTTTCTTGAATAGTCCGAGGAAAATCAGAAACATTCCCGATTGAAAATATGCAGGTTTAAACACAGGCTCTGTGAGCATTTGCTCAACAAAATCTTGAAAGCGCTTAATTGGACCGGCAATTTGTGATGGGAAAAATGCTGCGAACAAGGCAAAATTGCGGAAGTTTGTTACAGGCTTGCTGCCGCGATAGACATCAACTATGTAATGAATGAATTCAAAAGTGAAGAAGGAAATTCCCAACGGAAGAATAATATCCAGCGCCGGACTTGTTGCCGGAAGATTCATCGGCAAATGCAAGCTGGTATGTAGCCATGTTGCAGATTGCCATGCCGAATCAAGCAAGAAATTCGCGTACTTGTAAAAGCAGAGACAGCCCAAGTTGAAGATAAGCCCAAGCGTCAGAATTGGTTTGCGCTTGTCGGTAAATTTGTGGATCGCTAAGCCAAGGAAATAGTTAACGACGGTCAGTGCCAGAATTAGCAAGCCGTAAGCAGGCTTCCAATTCATGTAGAAGAGATAACTGGCGATTAGTAAAAGTGTGCGACGAAAAACAGGCGGCAACACCCAGTAAAGTGCGACGACGATTGGCAAAAATACGAGATAGGTAAAACTGTTAAACAGCATGCTTTTGCCAGGCAAGCCCCGTAATCAAGAGTGCTCGATGATATCACGGCAATAAGTAGAGAACCTTGTATATAGCAAATCTAGTTAGCCGCCAAGCGTTGTCAAGTACTAGTAAATCAACGGCCTGCCGTCCGTGAGAAAGGTTTCAATTAGGTTGAATTCCTATGATCTAAAATAACGGCATGAGAATTTGCTTGATATCGCGGGAGTATCCGCCTGATACCGGCTGGGGCGGCATTGCGACGTTTGCCAACCACCTGGCCCAGGGGCTGAAAGAGCTCGGGCACGAAGTCGTGGTTATTGCTCTGGCTAAGGACGAAGCAAAAACAGTCGAGCAAGACGGCATAAAAGTTCATAGAGTTGTGCCCCACCAAATTTATGGTGACCTCGGCGCTGTTTCGATTTGCATGCCGTACAGCCGCTACGTAATTCGAGTAGCATCTGCGCTTTGGCAGAAATTTATTGAGCTTCACGAAGAGAAGCCTTTTGATGTTGTCGATACGCCGGAGTTGTTGGCTGAAGGACTCGTGCCTTCGGTAACTAAGGCTGTGCCGATGTTGGTGAGACTGTATACGCCCCATTCGAAATTTATTGCAGAGAAACTGCATAATGTCAGTCCGAATTTTGATCACCAGTTTGTCGCCATGCTTGAAAGAATGGCGATGATTTCTGCTGATGTAATTACATCGCCGAGTGAAGATTTGGCTGATTTTGTCGCTGAAGACATGCATTATCCGCGCGAGCGAATTACTATAGTCAGAAATCCAATTGATCCAAATAAGTTTTCTCCGGAAGGTCCGAAATCGCTCGCTAGCGACGGTAAGTTGACTGTTCTATTTGTAGGACGCTTGGAAGAACGCAAGGGTATTGGTGATCTGGTCAATGCTATTCCGAAAGTAATAGAGAAGTTTTCCAATGTGCGTTTTGTGATTATTGGTGATGACACCAACAACGCAAAAGGACAGAGATCCGTGCTTGCTGAACTGCAAGACTCGTTGCGGGCGCATGGCTGCACGCAGCATGTGCAATTTATCAACCGTGTGCCTTTGGCGGAATTGCCGTCGTATTATCGATCGGCTGATATTTCTATCGTGCCGTCTGTCTATGACAATTCGCCGTACACTTGCTTGGAAGCAATGTCTTGCGGATTGCCTGTAATTGGCACGTCAGGCGGCGGTACGAAAGAGTACATCGTTGCCGGTGAGTCGGGAATAATTATTCCGCCTCGTGACCCTGATGCAATAGCCGCGTCATTGCTGAAGTTGTTGCAAGACGAAAACGAGCGTCGCAGACTTGCGGTTAACGCACGCAAGCGTGTGTTAGACGAGTTTCAGCGTAAGGAAATCGCGGCTAAGACAGTAGCGCTTTATGAACAAGCCGGCAGAATATTTGCCGCGAAGTATCCGGCGCGCTTGTACTTGAAGCCGCTTGAGCAGGCTCTTCCAGATGCCGATGTTTTGCTTTATTCGTTCGACAAGATGTTGTATGACCTGCTCTATTTGAAGTCGTTCAGATTCCGTCTGAAGCACTGGGGCAAGCTTTTCTTCTACAGACCGAGACTTTCGTTGGTGAAGTCGGTTGTCGCCGTATGGCGGACGCTTCGTCGCCTTGTAGGCCGTGAATATAAAGCGCAACCAAAGATGCTCGCGAAGATGGAAAACGAAATCCTCGCCAGACAGTACGACCCGGTCAACAGACCGCCGGAGTACTTCGCGGAGAATGACAAAGCGTTAATTTGAATTTGAAGTTCCAATTTTGTTAGGTTCAAGGCCTATATATAACTATTTAGTTATTGGAACATTGATCGGCTAGAAAAGCGTACAGGTTAGGAACACAAGACATTTATCGCAGGCAAGTGCCTGGCGGTTTGTGTTGCCTAGTTTTTCTGGTGCTTGTTTCAGTGCACATCCCCAATTGCGAGGAAAGCAATATGAGTTTAGTTCCACAAGGCTGGGTTCCACCCAAAGCAAATCCTAACTACCGAGTCACCTATACCCTCAAGGACAAGGTGAGAAACGCAAAATCTTTGGTTGAGAAAACAGCCCAGTCGTTTGAAGACAAGTTTGGTACCGGCAGTTTGACCGTTGCCATCACTGAATCTGAGTTGAGCTTTACTGCAACGTCTAAGAAGAAACTCGAGTTGCAGAACCTACCCGAAACATTCGGTGTAGGAAAATTCGTTCGAGGCGAAATCTTGAATGAAAACGACGATTACAAATCCCGCTTCACGGGACGTCATCGTCTCTAATCAGCTACTGAGCGGAACAACTGAACAGCATTGTTGAAACACAGCCGCTGTTCAGTTTTCCCTTCATTAGCAATTTTGAAGGAGAAAAATCATGGTAAGAAAAGTGCGAATTCTAGGAGCATTGCTGGCTTTTAGTTTTGCTTTTGCGGCAGTTGAGGCAGTGGAAGCGAAAACACCTGCCAAAAAGCAGGTGACAAAGAAAGCGACAGTAAGCATTCCTTATGGTCTTCCTAACAAGGACTTCAGACCGAAAAGACCTGAGTTCTATGGCTATCCAATACCGAAAAGGCAAAATCCCAACGAGTATTACATCGACGGTAATATTCCCAATGCTGCTTATTACGGTAACACGTATGGTTATAGCTATGGACCAAGAACAAATCCCTACCCAGTGCAAAATTACTCTCAGCAAGCTTCGCCTGAGTATTTGATGCATTATAGCCAGCATGTGCAGCAGTATGGAAAGTCAAACGACATGCCGCCGCCTTATGGTTACGCACCAAATACTTATCCGTCGAACAGATATGATGCGAAGATTTCCGAAAAGGAGAGATTTGAGCGTGACAGAGTGTATTCAGCGCAAGTGGCTTTGCACGCATTGCTTCTGCGTTATGGAACTCGCGAAGGAGGTGACCGTTTTCCTGACAGGGAAAAGCTTACGCAAGAAGCAATTCGTTATGCCGATCTTTTGCGTTATGGCATGACG is a window from the Candidatus Obscuribacterales bacterium genome containing:
- a CDS encoding SGNH/GDSL hydrolase family protein, which gives rise to MSPVTTSPTVKTPAESLKKPRSKWRMALETTAFLAVSVALLEWFLPIAGVGQEEFLQPDTKLGCRHIPSKYVVWRMEGFSRGHLNSTGLRDVEHNIEKKPGTIRVALLGDSSTEGLQVPLEDTYARIVEQQLNANGTQKYEVINFACSSYSTGQQHEQFLNEVTTYKPDITVLLYNRGDAVENIRKPGKLNVEPRPYFYLDQQGNLQPDNSVLNYNKAKLSPNPVFDFLRAHSSIYGVLSSTHLALCTNEPLYGKLKNAFDWLSNLGNTNKNVSNVLYPEQNAFEVTRSLLLDLNKSCKANNSKFVLLVFPNTLGDLDLAYQAKQLLTLSKEENFPSFDLTQSFYDSGNPGALFLEYHFSSAGHKVVADQLTKLLQKT
- a CDS encoding glycosyltransferase family 4 protein, producing MISREYPPDTGWGGIATFANHLAQGLKELGHEVVVIALAKDEAKTVEQDGIKVHRVVPHQIYGDLGAVSICMPYSRYVIRVASALWQKFIELHEEKPFDVVDTPELLAEGLVPSVTKAVPMLVRLYTPHSKFIAEKLHNVSPNFDHQFVAMLERMAMISADVITSPSEDLADFVAEDMHYPRERITIVRNPIDPNKFSPEGPKSLASDGKLTVLFVGRLEERKGIGDLVNAIPKVIEKFSNVRFVIIGDDTNNAKGQRSVLAELQDSLRAHGCTQHVQFINRVPLAELPSYYRSADISIVPSVYDNSPYTCLEAMSCGLPVIGTSGGGTKEYIVAGESGIIIPPRDPDAIAASLLKLLQDENERRRLAVNARKRVLDEFQRKEIAAKTVALYEQAGRIFAAKYPARLYLKPLEQALPDADVLLYSFDKMLYDLLYLKSFRFRLKHWGKLFFYRPRLSLVKSVVAVWRTLRRLVGREYKAQPKMLAKMENEILARQYDPVNRPPEYFAENDKALI